A genomic region of Polyangiaceae bacterium contains the following coding sequences:
- a CDS encoding SurA N-terminal domain-containing protein, with the protein MQRPHVLQALALALCFLGVSAPSAAEDPLVERVVVNRIVAVIDHDVVTLVELKRRAEPFKKRLAEVPPDKRAAAEAQLHKDLVQTAIDERLIARDARARKVTVSPAEIDSTIDKIAAAQGITRARVLEVIVEQGFTQEQYREQIVRQLLVGKLMRIRMSDKFQSLDKDPEKASKQLEKMEKSYLSSLRANVYVEVRL; encoded by the coding sequence GTGCAACGCCCGCACGTTCTGCAAGCCCTCGCCCTCGCTCTGTGTTTTCTCGGCGTTTCTGCGCCTTCTGCCGCGGAAGATCCGCTCGTCGAGCGTGTCGTCGTCAACCGCATCGTCGCCGTCATCGACCACGATGTCGTCACGTTGGTCGAGCTGAAGCGTCGCGCGGAGCCGTTCAAGAAGCGCCTGGCCGAGGTTCCTCCGGACAAACGCGCTGCGGCCGAAGCTCAATTGCACAAGGATCTCGTGCAAACCGCCATCGACGAGCGGCTGATCGCACGCGACGCGCGGGCGCGGAAAGTCACCGTCTCTCCGGCGGAGATTGATTCTACCATCGACAAGATCGCGGCGGCGCAAGGCATTACGCGCGCGCGGGTCCTCGAGGTCATCGTCGAGCAAGGTTTTACCCAGGAGCAATATCGCGAACAAATCGTTCGCCAGCTCCTCGTCGGCAAGCTCATGAGAATTCGCATGTCCGACAAATTTCAGAGCTTGGACAAAGATCCGGAAAAGGCCTCCAAGCAGCTCGAAAAAATGGAAAAATCATATCTTTCGAGTTTGCGAGCGAATGTGTACGTCGAGGTGAGGCTGTGA
- a CDS encoding protein kinase has product MEQFGDYLVRRLVGEGGMGKVYEGEEKLSKRRVAIKVLHPELAKSESGRKLFVNEMQILAHLEHPNIVRSLASIEANGQLAMVLEFLEGRTLRNVLLEDGRQSWAEAVRIVSAVASALSAAHGQEPPIIHRDLKPENIMILKDGNVKVMDFGIAKMLQAMNQTNTQSVGTLQYMSPEQIDARTIDHRADLYALGLIFYELLAGKPPFYSASPRQLLNMQCTEEPPPFEADVRSGLPKGVEQLVFQLLEKAPEDRPYLATDIVERLEPFHVAAPAMTKTAGPRASASSSATTPHDKPSTPRNTPKTLPESAQEARSVGSEPSSRPKTISDDDASESDDAPAKAPRNDTIALVDKVGESREIPTKVAIGIIVGLSLAAGLAAYWVRSAQAPDGPPGAASSTASPFLQKAGDDR; this is encoded by the coding sequence ATGGAGCAGTTCGGTGATTACCTCGTCCGGCGGCTGGTGGGCGAGGGGGGCATGGGCAAAGTTTACGAGGGCGAAGAAAAGCTCTCCAAACGGCGCGTCGCCATCAAGGTGCTCCATCCGGAGCTCGCGAAGAGCGAGTCGGGGCGAAAGCTCTTCGTCAACGAGATGCAGATCCTGGCGCATCTCGAACATCCCAACATCGTGCGCAGTTTGGCGAGCATCGAGGCGAACGGGCAGCTCGCGATGGTGCTCGAGTTTCTCGAAGGACGAACGCTGCGCAACGTGTTGCTCGAAGACGGAAGACAATCTTGGGCCGAAGCCGTGCGCATCGTTTCTGCCGTCGCGTCTGCGCTCTCTGCGGCGCACGGTCAGGAGCCGCCGATCATTCATCGCGATCTCAAGCCTGAAAACATCATGATTCTGAAAGACGGCAACGTGAAGGTCATGGACTTCGGCATCGCGAAAATGCTTCAAGCCATGAACCAAACCAACACGCAAAGTGTCGGCACGCTTCAGTACATGAGCCCCGAACAGATCGACGCTCGCACGATCGATCATCGCGCCGACCTCTATGCGCTCGGCCTCATTTTCTACGAACTTCTTGCGGGAAAACCGCCGTTTTACTCGGCGTCGCCGCGGCAACTCCTCAACATGCAATGCACCGAAGAGCCGCCGCCGTTCGAGGCCGACGTGCGCAGTGGTTTGCCCAAGGGCGTTGAGCAGCTCGTCTTCCAGCTCCTCGAAAAAGCGCCCGAAGATCGCCCCTACCTCGCGACGGACATCGTCGAAAGACTCGAACCGTTTCACGTCGCGGCACCAGCGATGACGAAGACTGCAGGGCCGCGTGCGTCCGCATCGTCATCGGCAACGACGCCCCACGACAAACCTTCGACGCCGCGCAATACGCCGAAAACGTTGCCCGAATCGGCTCAGGAAGCGCGCAGCGTGGGGAGCGAACCATCGAGCAGGCCGAAGACCATCAGCGACGATGATGCATCCGAAAGCGACGATGCGCCTGCAAAGGCGCCGCGGAACGACACCATCGCGCTCGTCGACAAAGTGGGCGAATCGCGCGAAATTCCCACCAAAGTTGCCATCGGCATCATCGTAGGTTTGTCGCTTGCAGCGGGCCTTGCGGCGTATTGGGTGCGCAGCGCGCAAGCGCCCGACGGGCCGCCCGGGGCCGCATCGAGCACGGCGTCGCCGTTCTTGCAGAAGGCCGGGGATGACCGATGA
- a CDS encoding XylR N-terminal domain-containing protein, producing the protein MSDERDTRVVRCPEPFVPLFQEAERIMEGFFGELKREPEKGQLSVGGARYVLMRADSFSFELHEELRKTFGDAGARQIRYKIARALGRRDARAYHEKLGVTDPHMKLALGPVHFAHVGWAFVDIFPESKPSPDENYFLAYTHPYSFEANAYLEHGLRSRLPACSMNSGYSSGWCEVSYGVELEAQEITCQAMGHKDCVFVMAPPKTIGGFVRQYKEKYGVA; encoded by the coding sequence GTGTCCGACGAACGAGATACCCGCGTTGTCCGTTGTCCCGAACCCTTCGTGCCGCTTTTTCAGGAGGCCGAACGGATCATGGAGGGCTTCTTTGGCGAGCTGAAACGCGAGCCTGAAAAAGGACAACTTTCCGTGGGCGGCGCTCGATATGTCCTGATGCGCGCGGATTCGTTCAGTTTCGAGCTGCACGAGGAGCTACGCAAGACGTTCGGGGATGCGGGCGCTCGACAAATACGGTACAAGATTGCGCGAGCACTCGGCCGCAGAGATGCTCGCGCATACCACGAGAAGCTCGGCGTGACCGATCCCCACATGAAACTGGCGCTCGGGCCCGTGCACTTTGCGCACGTCGGCTGGGCATTCGTCGACATTTTTCCGGAAAGCAAACCGTCACCCGACGAAAATTACTTTTTGGCCTACACGCATCCGTATTCTTTCGAGGCCAACGCGTACCTCGAACACGGCCTGCGATCGAGACTGCCCGCGTGCTCGATGAATTCAGGCTATTCGAGCGGCTGGTGCGAAGTCAGCTACGGCGTGGAGCTCGAAGCACAAGAAATTACGTGTCAAGCGATGGGGCACAAGGATTGTGTGTTCGTCATGGCACCACCGAAAACGATCGGCGGATTCGTTCGACAATACAAAGAAAAGTACGGCGTCGCCTGA
- a CDS encoding GAF domain-containing protein, with protein sequence MDDRALRLERHLENVYLVARTFAAIEIHEPSAIADTLLSLAGTFLGRDHGVLFLGNEVHLEIATLRGDCSEDTIATAMSLWQRLANDQIAQVVPPSELAAFATLSSEICIHGLVSVALTVRDHVLGLLVLGSGRDEEAFDDADLAFLTAVAGIGGLALSAGNVLLTQAALSRELEDTAAAERRQAEEKGRVIEELDTKLHVIERQHREILTLSAPILDVGPGTLAVPLIGALDAQRADEIMGRLLAEVSSRAARFVLFDMTSVEEIDTAMAAHFVNLISAVGLMGAEGMVTGVRPKVAQVMVEYGVDLGRVRLLPTLRQGIEATRRRQLGSGAPIRK encoded by the coding sequence ATGGATGACCGTGCTTTGCGGCTCGAGAGGCATCTCGAGAATGTCTACCTCGTGGCAAGAACGTTTGCCGCAATCGAGATTCACGAGCCTTCAGCTATTGCCGACACGCTGTTATCGCTTGCGGGGACATTTCTGGGGCGCGATCACGGCGTGCTATTTCTAGGCAACGAGGTTCACCTCGAGATTGCGACACTCAGGGGCGATTGCAGTGAAGATACAATCGCAACGGCCATGTCGCTCTGGCAGCGACTCGCCAATGATCAAATTGCGCAAGTCGTACCGCCGAGCGAGCTTGCTGCGTTTGCGACGTTATCGTCGGAAATCTGCATACACGGGCTTGTTTCCGTCGCTTTGACGGTGCGCGATCACGTGCTCGGGCTGCTCGTTCTGGGATCCGGCCGTGACGAAGAAGCGTTTGACGACGCGGACTTGGCATTCCTCACAGCGGTTGCGGGTATTGGTGGGCTTGCGCTTTCCGCAGGGAATGTGCTGCTCACGCAGGCCGCGCTTTCACGGGAGCTCGAGGACACAGCCGCGGCGGAGCGACGTCAGGCGGAAGAAAAAGGCCGCGTCATTGAAGAATTGGATACGAAGCTGCACGTGATCGAACGGCAGCACCGCGAAATCCTGACGCTTTCAGCGCCCATTCTCGATGTCGGACCCGGGACGCTCGCCGTGCCGCTCATTGGGGCGCTCGACGCTCAGAGAGCCGATGAAATCATGGGGCGCCTCTTGGCCGAGGTTTCTTCGCGAGCTGCGCGGTTCGTTCTGTTCGACATGACGAGCGTCGAAGAGATCGATACTGCAATGGCAGCGCATTTCGTGAATCTGATCTCCGCGGTGGGGCTGATGGGTGCCGAAGGGATGGTGACGGGAGTTCGGCCCAAGGTCGCGCAGGTGATGGTGGAATACGGCGTTGATTTGGGAAGGGTGCGCCTACTGCCGACATTGCGACAAGGCATCGAAGCGACACGGCGTCGTCAATTGGGAAGTGGGGCGCCGATACGAAAATAA
- a CDS encoding acyl-CoA dehydrogenase family protein, with protein MNFDLPPHIAEKRHEVRSFIDQRVIPHERSVIEEDRAGKHDTLRRLQSEAKAAGLWVPHLPPSYGGLGLGIMGMCALFREMGRSPVGAKVFNCDAPNQGNMDILLRAASESIKERYLGPLVAGETTSAFCMTEPAPGAGADPSNLRTRAEKDGDDWIISGHKWYSTGGRDAAFLILMARTSDDPRTGATMFIVDRHAEGVEYVRDISTMSEPVLDHREGEFRFHSVRVRPDAVLRAVGDGFRLAQERLVPARLTHCMRWLGLADRTLELCKPYLVTRESFGKKLAQHQITQQKIAHHALGIHAGNLMTFHCASMLEKGLDKEARPYSSMAKLHVARLLCNVLDDAIQMHGGLGYSDDMPFASWYRHARSARIADGPDEVHEVVIARDYLTRGLELLV; from the coding sequence ATGAATTTCGATTTGCCCCCCCACATCGCGGAAAAGCGCCACGAAGTGCGTTCGTTCATCGACCAGCGCGTCATCCCTCACGAGCGATCCGTCATTGAAGAAGATCGCGCGGGCAAACACGACACTTTGCGCCGGCTGCAATCCGAGGCTAAAGCTGCGGGGTTATGGGTTCCGCACTTGCCGCCGTCGTATGGCGGGCTTGGTTTGGGAATCATGGGAATGTGTGCCCTTTTTCGTGAAATGGGCCGATCTCCCGTTGGCGCCAAGGTATTCAATTGCGACGCTCCCAATCAGGGCAATATGGATATTTTGCTCCGAGCCGCCAGCGAATCCATCAAAGAGCGATACCTCGGGCCGCTCGTTGCGGGAGAAACCACCAGCGCGTTTTGCATGACCGAGCCGGCACCCGGCGCCGGAGCCGATCCGTCGAATCTGCGCACGCGTGCCGAAAAAGACGGCGACGATTGGATCATTTCAGGACACAAATGGTATTCCACCGGCGGTCGTGATGCCGCATTTCTCATCCTCATGGCCCGAACGAGCGACGATCCTCGAACGGGAGCCACCATGTTCATCGTCGATCGGCATGCCGAGGGTGTCGAATACGTGCGTGACATTTCCACCATGTCCGAACCCGTGCTCGACCACCGCGAGGGCGAATTCCGATTTCATTCCGTACGCGTGCGGCCCGATGCCGTGCTTCGCGCCGTGGGCGATGGCTTTCGGCTTGCCCAAGAACGGCTCGTTCCCGCGCGCCTCACGCATTGCATGCGGTGGCTCGGTTTGGCAGACCGAACGCTCGAGCTTTGCAAACCGTATTTGGTGACGCGCGAAAGTTTTGGCAAAAAGCTCGCGCAACATCAGATCACGCAACAGAAAATTGCCCATCACGCGCTTGGTATTCATGCCGGCAATCTCATGACGTTCCATTGCGCATCGATGCTCGAAAAAGGGCTCGACAAGGAAGCTCGTCCCTATTCTTCCATGGCGAAGCTGCACGTGGCGCGCCTCCTTTGCAACGTGCTCGACGATGCCATTCAAATGCACGGCGGCCTTGGATACAGCGACGACATGCCGTTTGCGTCATGGTATAGGCATGCGCGAAGCGCCCGCATTGCGGACGGTCCGGATGAAGTGCACGAAGTCGTCATTGCCCGTGATTACCTCACACGCGGTCTCGAGCTTCTCGTTTGA
- a CDS encoding crotonase/enoyl-CoA hydratase family protein gives MSVRIEREGPITTVILDRPERRNAVDRATAEALADAFRAFDADENARVGVLWGDHGTFCAGADLKAIAAGKPNRVDPEGDGPMGPSRMLLSKPVIAAIAGHAVAGGLELALFCDLRVVEEDAVLGVFCRRFGVPLIDGGTVRLPRLIGLSRALDLILTGRGVGASEALAMGLANRVVPKGASRREAEALAREIASMPQTCMRADRMSTYEQFDLSFAEAMRNELRHGLRALEGEAVQGATRFVEGAGRHGKRC, from the coding sequence ATGAGCGTGCGTATTGAACGAGAAGGCCCAATCACGACCGTGATTCTCGATCGCCCCGAACGTCGCAACGCGGTGGATAGAGCGACTGCAGAAGCGCTGGCGGATGCCTTTCGAGCGTTCGACGCGGATGAAAACGCGCGCGTGGGTGTGCTTTGGGGCGATCACGGAACGTTTTGCGCAGGTGCGGATTTGAAGGCGATTGCGGCGGGAAAACCGAACCGCGTGGATCCGGAAGGCGACGGTCCGATGGGGCCTTCGCGCATGCTGCTATCGAAGCCGGTGATCGCGGCGATCGCGGGTCATGCCGTTGCTGGAGGGCTCGAGCTGGCGCTCTTTTGCGACCTGCGCGTGGTCGAGGAAGACGCGGTTCTCGGCGTGTTTTGTCGGCGTTTCGGCGTGCCGCTCATCGATGGCGGGACGGTGCGTTTGCCGCGGCTCATAGGTTTGTCCCGAGCGCTCGATCTGATTTTGACGGGGCGTGGCGTGGGCGCTTCGGAAGCACTTGCGATGGGACTCGCGAATCGTGTCGTGCCGAAGGGAGCATCGAGACGCGAGGCGGAAGCGCTGGCTCGCGAGATCGCATCGATGCCGCAAACGTGCATGCGAGCCGATCGTATGAGCACATACGAACAATTCGATCTGTCGTTCGCGGAGGCAATGCGGAACGAATTGCGACACGGCTTGCGAGCGCTCGAAGGGGAAGCCGTGCAGGGAGCAACGCGGTTTGTCGAGGGCGCGGGACGGCACGGGAAAAGGTGCTGA
- the hcp gene encoding type VI secretion system tube protein Hcp, translated as MALNAYLKIVAQRQGPILGSVTQKGREGTIQVIGAMHEIVGPRDPASGRPTGKRVHKPFVVTKNIDRASPLLYSILTSNENIQSFELQFFTPDKTGIERQHFTVRLTNANICAISFRMPSTRSKFTAQLAEREEVAFTYQKISWTWNEGGISAEDDWETPR; from the coding sequence ATGGCCCTGAACGCGTACCTAAAAATCGTCGCGCAAAGACAGGGCCCCATTTTGGGTTCCGTCACCCAAAAGGGTCGGGAAGGCACCATTCAAGTCATTGGTGCCATGCACGAAATCGTGGGGCCGCGTGACCCCGCGAGCGGCCGGCCCACGGGCAAACGCGTGCACAAGCCCTTCGTCGTCACGAAGAACATCGATCGCGCCTCGCCGCTGCTCTACAGCATCCTCACCTCCAACGAAAACATCCAATCGTTCGAGCTGCAGTTTTTCACGCCAGACAAGACCGGCATCGAACGGCAACACTTCACGGTTCGACTGACGAACGCCAACATCTGCGCCATCAGTTTCCGCATGCCGAGCACGCGTTCCAAGTTCACCGCGCAGCTCGCCGAGCGTGAAGAAGTCGCCTTCACCTACCAGAAAATTAGTTGGACCTGGAACGAAGGCGGAATCTCGGCCGAAGACGATTGGGAAACGCCTCGCTGA
- a CDS encoding Hcp family type VI secretion system effector, whose protein sequence is MALNAYLRLKGQKQGEIKGSVTQKGRENSIMVIAVSHEIISPRDPASGLPTGKRMHKPFVITKELDKSSPLLYNALVNNENIPEWKLDHYTPQVKAQQGVGTEVNHYTVRLLNANIASIGFRMPNNRNPELMKYAEYEEVAFTYQKIIWTWNEGGITAEDDWEAPNV, encoded by the coding sequence ATGGCTCTCAATGCGTATCTCCGTTTGAAGGGGCAGAAGCAAGGCGAGATCAAGGGTTCCGTGACGCAAAAGGGTCGCGAGAACAGCATCATGGTCATCGCGGTCTCGCACGAGATCATCAGCCCGCGTGATCCGGCCAGCGGTTTGCCCACCGGCAAGCGCATGCACAAGCCGTTCGTGATCACCAAGGAGCTCGACAAGTCCTCGCCGCTTCTTTACAACGCGCTCGTCAACAACGAGAACATTCCCGAGTGGAAACTCGACCATTACACGCCGCAAGTGAAGGCGCAGCAAGGCGTCGGCACCGAGGTCAATCACTACACGGTGCGCCTCTTGAACGCGAACATCGCGTCGATTGGCTTCCGCATGCCGAACAACCGCAACCCCGAGCTCATGAAGTACGCCGAGTACGAAGAGGTCGCTTTCACGTACCAGAAGATCATCTGGACGTGGAACGAGGGTGGCATCACGGCCGAGGACGATTGGGAAGCCCCGAACGTCTGA
- a CDS encoding isoaspartyl peptidase/L-asparaginase yields the protein MSEDIVSEDGMLGRFGVVVHGGAGHVKPERHALHVEGCKRAAQMGLDVLRGGGSALDAVERAARALEDDELFNAGTGACLDEDGRVVHDASIMEGRDLRAGGVCALAGFRNPISIARRALEDGKHVLYAGEGAARFARTHGFVPVPEAELVTEAAIAALASARAGTGPTGWAGSTIGVVAIDESGLLAAATSTGGMVNKRAGRVGDSPLIGSGTYADDASGAVSTTGHGEGMIRLCIAHVIAESMREGATPEQATRSAIQRLHARLGSTGGAIAIDRRGRFGLARSTSTMSWAAASGSGIYAGI from the coding sequence ATGAGCGAAGACATCGTTTCCGAAGATGGGATGCTCGGGCGCTTTGGCGTTGTCGTGCATGGTGGTGCTGGGCATGTGAAGCCTGAAAGGCATGCGCTTCACGTCGAGGGTTGCAAGCGTGCTGCGCAGATGGGGCTCGACGTGCTGCGTGGCGGTGGAAGTGCGCTCGACGCGGTTGAGCGCGCTGCGCGAGCGCTCGAGGACGACGAGCTGTTCAATGCGGGCACGGGAGCGTGTCTCGATGAAGATGGTCGCGTAGTGCATGACGCGTCCATCATGGAGGGGCGTGACTTGCGGGCGGGGGGAGTCTGCGCGCTCGCCGGGTTTCGCAATCCGATCTCGATTGCGCGCAGAGCGCTCGAAGACGGCAAGCACGTGCTCTATGCGGGTGAAGGTGCGGCGAGGTTTGCCCGGACGCACGGGTTTGTCCCGGTACCCGAAGCGGAGCTCGTGACCGAAGCTGCCATCGCGGCGCTCGCGTCTGCACGGGCAGGTACGGGGCCGACGGGTTGGGCAGGAAGTACCATCGGCGTCGTTGCAATCGACGAATCCGGCCTGCTTGCTGCGGCCACGAGCACGGGGGGCATGGTCAACAAGCGAGCTGGTCGCGTGGGCGACTCACCGCTCATCGGTTCAGGTACCTATGCTGATGATGCTTCAGGAGCCGTGTCCACGACGGGTCATGGCGAAGGCATGATCCGCTTGTGCATTGCACACGTGATCGCCGAGTCCATGCGTGAAGGAGCCACGCCCGAACAAGCCACGCGCAGCGCCATCCAGCGCTTGCATGCACGTCTTGGTTCGACGGGAGGAGCCATCGCGATTGATCGTCGCGGCCGCTTTGGTCTTGCGCGTTCGACGAGCACCATGTCGTGGGCTGCAGCGAGCGGCAGCGGGATCTACGCGGGCATCTGA